One genomic segment of Gadus chalcogrammus isolate NIFS_2021 chromosome 3, NIFS_Gcha_1.0, whole genome shotgun sequence includes these proteins:
- the hmgb2a gene encoding high mobility group protein B2a → MKKDPNKPRGKTSSYAYFVSKCREEHKKNHPGTSVGFAEFSKRCSERWKTMSAKEKVRFEDMAKTDKVRYDREMKTYTPPKGTKLGKKKKDPNAPKRPPSAFFVFCAEHRPAIKGDHPGISIGDIAKKLGELWSKQSPKDKIPFEAKAAKFKEKYEKDVAAYRATSGPTKSDAGKKSGPGRPTAKKAAQVEDDDDDDDDDDEDDDDDDDDEDD, encoded by the exons ATGAAAAAAGACCCGAACAAGCCAAGAGGGAAGACCTCTTCATATGCGTACTTTGTTTCGAAATGTCGCGAAGAACATAAAAAGAACCATCCTGGAACCTCCGTGGGCTTCGCGGAGTTCTCCAAAAGATGTTCAGAGAGATGGAAG ACCATGTCGGCCAAGGAGAAGGTGAGGTTTGAGGATATGGCCAAAACGGATAAAGTACGCTATGACCGGGAAATGAAGACCTACACCCCCCCTAAAGGAACCAAGTTGGGGAAGAAAAAGAAGGATCCGAACGCCCCCAAGAGGCCACC CTCTGCTTTCTTCGTCTTCTGCGCTGAGCACCGCCCAGCGATCAAGGGTGATCATCCAGGAATATCCATTGGTGACATTGCCAAGAAGCTAGGGGAACTTTGGTCCAAGCAGAGCCCCAAGGACAAGATCCCCTTTGAGGCAAAGGCAGCCAAATTCAAGGAGAAATATGAAAAG GATGTGGCTGCATACCGCGCTACAAGCGGGCCCACCAAAAGTGATGCCGGGAAGAAATCTGGACCTGGCCGGCCAACTGCTAAGAAAGCTGCACAAGTGgaggatgacgacgacgacgatgatgatgatgatgaggacgacgatgatgacgatgatgacgaagATGACTAA
- the hand2 gene encoding heart- and neural crest derivatives-expressed protein 2, which produces MSLVSGFPHHPVMHHHDSHYSFHAAAGRCHEETGGPPYFTGWLISHADMSPTDYALAPGYSPEYLGNTASAVGLDPHHHHYGSALVPAGISVNGSTGMHHHTHPRPVKRRPTANRKERRRTQSINSAFAELRECIPNVPADTKLSKIKTLRLATSYIAYLMDILDKDGQHGDTEAFKADFKKTDGKEERRKREAVEVLKTPSSAVGDKKTKGRTGWPQHVWALELKQ; this is translated from the exons ATGAGCCTTGTGTCGGGCTTCCCTCACCACCCGGTCATGCACCACCACGACAGCCACTACTCCTTCCACGCTGCAGCGGGCCGATGTCACGAGGAGACCGGAGGACCTCCGTACTTTACGGGCTGGTTGATCAGCCACGCAGACATGTCCCCCACCGATTACGCACTCGCGCCCGGCTACAGCCCAGAGTACCTGGGAAACACGGCTTCTGCCGTCGGACTGGaccctcatcatcaccattaCGGGTCGGCTCTGGTCCCGGCCGGGATCTCGGTGAACGGCAGCACGGGCATGCACCACCACACGCACCCCCGGCCCGTGAAGCGGAGACCCACGGCCAACCGCAAGGAACGACGCCGAACTCAGAGCATCAATTCGGCTTTCGCCGAGCTGAGGGAATGTATACCGAATGTACCGGCGGACACCAAGCTGTCTAAAATCAAGACCCTGAGGCTGGCCACCAGCTACATCGCATATCTGATGGACATTCTGGACAAAGACGGTCAGCACGGAGACACAGAGGCCTTTAAAGCCGACTTTAAGAAGACAgacgggaaggaggagaggaggaaaagagaaGCA GTGGAGGTTCTGAAGACCCCTTCGTCCGCAGTGGGGGACAAGAAGACCAAGGGCCGCACGGGATGGCCCCAGCACGTCTGGGCCCTGGAACTCAAACAATAG